A single genomic interval of Phycisphaeraceae bacterium harbors:
- a CDS encoding PQQ-binding-like beta-propeller repeat protein: protein MKILDGLTLRLQRPRCRSALALLLAWAMVSHALAQEVAIPTVGDSPSALQLSRRAEDLRDANALESARIAQRLLAEYGERLVPSEEDEDRFVTVTDRMISLLRRAPAVRAEWERLVAPFIARYREERDDATVATLAPTTLEGSRAALRLAQRELEAGRPAGALAWLRHVDLDELASRQGAPRDLAFVLAIQSRAHRILGETTLASLRALELADLAALHPEVARIAEAVNAEVDASRAAQASPSPIDVNSAWHRIWRQPLAASPFSRRYLNPVDGPLVAVPTAVQAAEEGALLTVAPRPDGDRLFLSEGHLVSCVDRLSRRVRWQRDLSVRDDTETMPLGDLSELALGNGVLVVLTGHAAESRRTGEGRVVALDAESGTILWERMLAQLEPPDPDSGDGLFPHGAPLVVDDMVIVLARKQTTRRESVATLVALGLETGDVRWITYLAGAGSRPMSNMRPLSSPLAAQGSIFVALSVGAIARVDAADGSIRWLRRSSVPVAEVSRVNLPWETGTPALLRSGLVAIAPDGQSVLVLDPESGAIQRRFLTGAGEAWGSPRVVRASADGRLLLAIGDDMALFDADSLEQPRWRLSEVTRAAGLDGGRLAVRGRADFAEGSIHGHAAVVVPLLDRLLLIDAEAGTLAQVIETGRPGNALLADGQVLLAGNDRLECFMPLVGAERAVRDWMARDPIDPTRAMALLELGIQCAVPAMIFEGIATTASAIDASREEAMRSELVQRIIAGSTEVELPDADMERMLASAISIAVRPADRVTASLAQGAWQLRRGRGSEAVESWQRILASPELREAMLVTRDGELRASAAVLSRLEHLVLLAGQGVLNDRNREAESEWRRVPPVPTPGELIDFARTWVGSDSGVMAAQSAARLLLESGRPREALAVAVEALRGRSRLIGVDQAARPLLALLVELGQEKGWLDAIGAEVALLHDHAVMTGSSTQEVALLRETLRRVSPDHPAVRNWPRIGAQPSGAVTLSGRLALLGSAADAERPRDAALFVERADREQPRPTLALRRGTSLDRVWSRPLDHEEPVVVAFNDSIVLWVKGSGADASLISLNPADGSTQWEIPAVGALFDPRRVTGPSVVPRRAGPAGRITQFVPSEILPLRSGNRLFLVRRNGDIACVDLARGAVVWRRDGVLDEIPDSASGGQLPVAVNGWMLAVAGVRRSLEGAPTPMVAMLDPSDGEVLEVRSTDADVDWLALAPGPMLLVAVRNEVSALAPGDGLRWRRIDHRIGQGSPSIQSADRRLVVVVRGSRRDEIVPINLIDGTVETSRFITPMRRTLAGSSLRSLQRVGDSVAWLGADRLVLFDLSGRLIGQDAIAVDRRFETLLATQETLIVIDPEAAPAYQAGQERMIGSPPGVVLYQLSRRDGARLIGDPLVIPTGDRPDRWLVLDGMIVGSGVDRSTAIRMPAGTAH from the coding sequence GTGAAAATCCTCGATGGGCTGACCCTGCGATTGCAGCGACCCAGGTGCCGGAGCGCGCTCGCGCTCCTTCTCGCTTGGGCGATGGTGTCTCATGCACTCGCGCAGGAGGTGGCGATCCCCACGGTGGGCGACAGCCCCTCGGCGCTGCAACTCTCGCGGCGTGCCGAGGATCTGCGCGATGCCAACGCCCTCGAGTCCGCGAGGATCGCCCAGAGGCTGCTCGCGGAATATGGCGAGCGCCTGGTGCCCTCCGAGGAGGATGAAGATCGCTTCGTCACGGTCACCGATCGGATGATCTCGCTCCTGCGCCGGGCGCCTGCGGTCCGCGCGGAGTGGGAGCGGCTGGTTGCCCCCTTCATCGCGAGATATCGCGAAGAGCGCGATGACGCGACCGTTGCGACTCTCGCGCCGACCACGCTTGAAGGCTCGCGCGCCGCGCTGCGACTCGCGCAGCGCGAACTTGAGGCGGGCCGACCGGCTGGCGCCCTTGCGTGGCTTCGTCATGTTGACCTCGACGAACTCGCCTCGCGCCAGGGAGCCCCTCGAGACCTCGCGTTCGTGCTCGCGATTCAGAGCCGCGCCCATCGCATACTCGGTGAGACCACGCTCGCTTCGCTTCGAGCGCTTGAATTGGCGGACCTCGCGGCACTTCACCCCGAGGTCGCGCGCATCGCCGAGGCCGTGAACGCGGAGGTCGACGCGTCCCGCGCGGCTCAGGCATCGCCCTCGCCCATCGATGTCAACTCGGCGTGGCATCGCATCTGGCGTCAGCCACTGGCCGCTTCGCCCTTCTCGCGGCGCTATCTCAATCCTGTCGACGGTCCACTGGTGGCTGTGCCGACGGCGGTGCAGGCGGCCGAGGAGGGGGCCCTTCTGACCGTGGCACCGCGACCCGACGGCGATCGCCTCTTTCTCTCAGAGGGCCACCTCGTGAGTTGCGTCGATCGCCTGAGCCGGCGTGTCCGCTGGCAGCGCGATCTCTCGGTTCGGGATGACACCGAGACGATGCCACTGGGCGATCTCTCCGAGCTTGCCCTCGGCAACGGCGTACTGGTCGTGCTCACCGGACATGCCGCAGAGTCTCGACGCACGGGCGAGGGGCGCGTCGTCGCCCTCGATGCCGAGAGCGGCACGATCCTCTGGGAGCGGATGCTCGCGCAACTTGAGCCGCCCGATCCCGACAGCGGCGATGGTCTCTTTCCCCACGGAGCCCCGCTGGTCGTCGATGACATGGTCATCGTGCTCGCCCGCAAGCAGACCACGCGAAGGGAGAGCGTTGCCACGCTGGTGGCGCTCGGCCTCGAAACAGGTGATGTGCGATGGATCACCTACCTCGCGGGCGCGGGCAGTCGCCCCATGAGCAACATGCGACCGCTGTCGAGCCCCCTGGCTGCACAGGGGTCGATCTTCGTCGCCCTTTCAGTGGGTGCCATTGCTCGGGTCGATGCCGCGGATGGTTCGATCCGCTGGCTCCGCCGTTCATCGGTGCCGGTGGCCGAGGTGTCGCGCGTGAACTTGCCTTGGGAAACCGGAACACCGGCGCTCCTCCGCAGTGGACTCGTGGCGATTGCGCCCGACGGTCAGTCGGTGCTTGTCCTTGATCCTGAGAGTGGCGCGATTCAGCGTCGCTTCCTCACGGGTGCCGGCGAAGCGTGGGGTTCGCCACGCGTGGTGCGGGCCTCGGCCGATGGCCGACTGCTTCTGGCGATCGGCGACGACATGGCGCTCTTTGACGCCGACTCACTGGAACAGCCTCGATGGCGGCTGAGCGAAGTCACCCGAGCGGCAGGTTTGGACGGGGGGCGATTGGCGGTCCGAGGTCGTGCGGACTTCGCCGAAGGCTCGATTCATGGTCACGCGGCTGTGGTGGTCCCGCTCCTCGATCGCCTCTTGCTCATCGACGCCGAGGCTGGCACGCTGGCCCAGGTCATCGAGACTGGACGGCCCGGCAACGCCCTTCTCGCCGATGGACAGGTGCTTCTCGCTGGAAATGATCGCTTGGAGTGCTTCATGCCGCTGGTCGGCGCCGAGCGCGCCGTGCGCGACTGGATGGCTCGCGATCCGATCGATCCCACCCGCGCGATGGCGCTGCTCGAACTGGGCATCCAGTGTGCAGTGCCCGCGATGATCTTCGAAGGCATCGCGACGACGGCCAGCGCCATCGATGCCTCGCGCGAGGAGGCCATGCGGAGTGAACTGGTCCAGCGCATCATCGCCGGGTCCACGGAAGTCGAATTGCCCGATGCCGACATGGAGCGCATGCTCGCCTCGGCCATCTCGATTGCCGTGCGCCCCGCCGATCGCGTCACGGCATCGCTCGCGCAGGGCGCCTGGCAACTCCGGCGGGGCCGTGGTTCCGAGGCGGTCGAGTCCTGGCAACGGATCCTGGCGTCACCCGAACTCCGCGAGGCAATGCTCGTCACGCGTGATGGAGAGTTGAGAGCTTCGGCTGCGGTTCTCTCTCGGCTGGAGCACCTCGTATTGCTTGCGGGGCAGGGCGTCCTGAATGACCGGAATCGCGAGGCGGAGTCCGAGTGGCGGCGCGTTCCTCCCGTGCCAACGCCGGGAGAACTGATTGACTTTGCGCGGACATGGGTCGGGAGCGACAGCGGTGTCATGGCTGCTCAGTCGGCGGCTCGCCTGCTTCTGGAGTCCGGTCGGCCGCGCGAGGCGCTGGCCGTCGCTGTCGAGGCGCTCCGAGGCCGATCACGCCTGATTGGCGTCGATCAGGCGGCTCGGCCACTCCTGGCTCTGCTCGTCGAGCTCGGGCAGGAGAAGGGCTGGCTTGACGCCATCGGCGCTGAGGTCGCGCTCCTTCACGATCACGCCGTGATGACGGGCTCATCGACGCAGGAGGTCGCCCTCCTTCGCGAGACGCTCCGCCGAGTCTCGCCCGATCACCCCGCCGTGCGCAACTGGCCTCGCATCGGCGCCCAGCCGAGTGGCGCCGTCACGCTGAGCGGTCGGCTGGCGCTTCTGGGCAGCGCTGCTGACGCGGAGCGCCCGCGCGACGCGGCACTCTTTGTCGAGCGAGCGGATCGCGAACAGCCCCGACCCACGCTCGCCCTGCGGCGCGGGACATCTCTCGATCGAGTCTGGAGCCGTCCGCTGGATCACGAGGAGCCCGTGGTCGTCGCCTTCAATGACTCGATCGTCCTCTGGGTGAAGGGCAGCGGCGCCGACGCCTCGTTGATCTCGCTCAATCCCGCCGATGGCTCCACGCAGTGGGAGATTCCGGCCGTCGGCGCGCTCTTTGATCCGCGCCGGGTGACCGGGCCTTCGGTCGTGCCGCGGCGTGCGGGACCTGCGGGGCGAATCACCCAGTTCGTTCCGAGCGAGATCCTCCCGCTTCGATCAGGCAACCGGCTCTTCCTCGTGCGGCGCAATGGCGACATCGCCTGCGTGGACCTGGCGCGCGGAGCGGTGGTGTGGCGCCGGGACGGTGTGCTCGATGAGATTCCGGACAGTGCATCGGGAGGCCAACTCCCCGTCGCCGTGAATGGATGGATGCTGGCGGTGGCTGGTGTGCGACGATCGCTCGAAGGCGCTCCGACGCCCATGGTCGCCATGCTCGATCCATCCGATGGCGAAGTGCTTGAAGTGCGATCGACGGACGCCGATGTCGATTGGCTGGCATTGGCTCCAGGTCCGATGCTGCTCGTCGCGGTGCGCAACGAGGTCTCGGCGCTCGCGCCGGGTGATGGTCTGCGATGGCGTCGCATCGACCACAGAATCGGCCAAGGCTCACCGTCCATCCAGTCAGCGGATCGCCGGCTGGTCGTGGTGGTGCGCGGCTCTCGGCGCGATGAGATTGTTCCCATCAACCTCATCGACGGCACCGTGGAGACGAGCCGCTTCATCACGCCGATGCGACGCACGCTGGCGGGCTCGTCGCTGCGATCGTTGCAGCGCGTGGGTGACTCCGTGGCGTGGCTCGGTGCCGATCGGCTGGTCCTCTTCGACCTCTCGGGGCGTCTCATCGGACAGGATGCCATCGCCGTTGATCGGCGCTTCGAAACACTTCTCGCCACTCAGGAGACGCTCATCGTGATCGATCCCGAGGCGGCGCCGGCGTATCAGGCCGGACAGGAGCGCATGATTGGAAGCCCGCCCGGCGTGGTGCTTTACCAGCTCTCTCGACGCGATGGCGCTCGCCTCATCGGGGATCCGCTGGTGATTCCCACCGGCGATCGACCCGATCGGTGGCTCGTCCTCGACGGCATGATCGTCGGGTCGGGGGTCGATCGAAGCACGGCCATTCGAATGCCCGCCGGAACCGCGCATTGA
- a CDS encoding general secretion pathway protein GspK — protein MNGRRRHTSVQRPRGSVTLVVLWAVAIASIVVAATQVLAWRQAVMGREALARVQARWAARAGVESMISIMEYYQKNPVSDDALALTRDLEAHAIGSTETGEFDIRHFRDGFEYAGPMDEHSKLNINIATKPQLLTIPNMTPDVVDAIIDWRDANNEVEGFGAEAEYYANRGYKYRPRNDNFRSIAELELVAGCWPRYVRGEDWNLNSRLDPNENDGSLSMPDDKPDGYLDAGWSGYLTAYSRGSHATANGVPKLFLRTATTQQIEERLGVDSAQASALLNFSRQGNARLETLLVTPLNALAPAGGAGGGRTAGTTGRSRAGGRQGSQPAQQQQEVAPLDSNQLRLLFAECTLDDPFKPAPGRVNLNTVSSEVLQRGLGLEPRAAEAIISARQRRQGGFTSIVDLLEIADLKPETITQIAGQVGVESFVYLISSRGRALSTGTEVELVVVVDRSTIPLSFIEVREP, from the coding sequence ATGAACGGGCGAAGGCGTCACACCTCGGTTCAGCGCCCCCGCGGCAGCGTCACGCTCGTCGTCCTCTGGGCGGTCGCGATCGCGTCGATCGTCGTGGCGGCGACGCAGGTGCTCGCCTGGCGCCAGGCGGTCATGGGGCGCGAAGCGCTCGCCCGAGTGCAGGCCCGCTGGGCGGCGCGCGCTGGCGTCGAGTCCATGATCTCGATCATGGAGTACTACCAGAAGAATCCCGTCAGTGATGACGCGCTCGCGCTCACTCGCGACCTCGAAGCCCACGCGATCGGCTCGACCGAGACCGGCGAGTTCGACATCCGACACTTCCGCGACGGCTTCGAGTACGCCGGTCCGATGGACGAGCACTCGAAGCTCAACATCAACATCGCGACCAAGCCGCAACTGCTGACCATTCCCAACATGACTCCCGATGTCGTCGACGCCATCATCGACTGGCGCGATGCGAACAACGAAGTCGAGGGTTTCGGCGCCGAGGCGGAGTACTACGCCAATCGGGGTTACAAGTATCGCCCGCGGAATGACAACTTCCGCAGCATCGCCGAGCTGGAACTGGTCGCCGGTTGCTGGCCGCGCTATGTTCGCGGCGAGGACTGGAACCTCAACAGCCGTCTCGATCCCAACGAGAACGACGGCTCGCTCAGCATGCCCGACGACAAACCGGACGGCTATCTCGATGCTGGCTGGAGCGGCTATCTGACGGCGTACTCGCGCGGCTCTCACGCGACGGCCAACGGGGTTCCGAAGCTCTTCCTTCGAACGGCGACCACTCAGCAGATCGAGGAGCGGCTCGGCGTCGACTCGGCGCAGGCGAGCGCGCTGTTGAACTTCTCCCGGCAGGGCAACGCCCGACTCGAAACACTGCTCGTCACGCCTCTCAATGCGCTGGCCCCGGCGGGCGGCGCAGGGGGAGGGCGCACCGCTGGAACCACCGGACGATCTCGGGCCGGTGGACGGCAGGGCAGCCAGCCGGCGCAACAGCAGCAGGAGGTGGCGCCGCTGGACTCCAATCAGCTTCGACTTCTCTTCGCCGAGTGCACGCTCGATGACCCCTTCAAGCCCGCTCCCGGCCGAGTCAACCTGAACACGGTGTCCAGCGAAGTGCTCCAGCGCGGGCTCGGCCTTGAGCCGCGTGCCGCCGAGGCGATCATCTCCGCCCGACAGCGTCGCCAAGGCGGCTTCACCAGCATTGTCGATCTGCTCGAAATCGCCGATCTCAAGCCCGAGACGATCACGCAGATCGCCGGGCAGGTCGGAGTCGAGAGCTTCGTCTACCTGATTTCGAGTCGAGGTCGGGCGTTGAGTACCGGGACCGAAGTCGAACTCGTGGTGGTGGTCGATCGTTCCACCATTCCTCTCTCCTTCATTGAGGTTCGCGAGCCATGA
- a CDS encoding prepilin-type N-terminal cleavage/methylation domain-containing protein, protein MKRPDSLCAEHSLQVASRPRGFTIAELVVALVVAALVLTAISTSVSRIGRSRELVQIRLSAHQRAIDAVESLRRDLNSIIRSTDLFQTRLVITESVMNTRSGPVDRSEVILFATRLMPVRDIEYNGEGIEYETQYRVMDDSAGSALWRRRDPVPDDTPDGGGVVEPVADGVIGLYLEAYDGENWWPAWDSDEDGLPLAVRVTVTVAGAAPDRDPNLPPEAIITLRTLVAIDRVPEPIDEELERLAREQEAAAALAEAAGAGGMGGLGDRGMGADDGPAAAAVAGPASPAGRAERAEAIRDIESRGGGIRSQGGPDAGGRGGGARGGDGGGARGGGGGGGARGGGGGGGAGAR, encoded by the coding sequence ATGAAGCGGCCCGACAGTCTGTGCGCTGAACACTCGCTGCAGGTTGCCTCGCGACCTCGAGGCTTCACCATCGCTGAACTGGTGGTGGCACTGGTGGTCGCCGCGCTCGTGCTCACCGCCATCAGCACCTCGGTCAGCCGAATCGGGCGATCCCGGGAACTCGTGCAGATCCGGCTGTCAGCGCATCAACGCGCCATCGATGCAGTCGAGTCGCTCCGCCGAGACCTGAACAGCATCATTCGATCAACCGATCTCTTCCAGACTCGACTGGTCATCACAGAGTCGGTGATGAACACCCGCTCGGGGCCGGTCGATCGGAGCGAGGTGATTCTCTTCGCGACCCGGTTGATGCCGGTCCGCGACATCGAATACAACGGCGAGGGCATCGAGTACGAGACCCAGTATCGCGTCATGGACGATTCCGCAGGCTCGGCGCTCTGGCGGCGGCGCGATCCCGTGCCGGACGACACGCCCGACGGTGGCGGCGTGGTCGAGCCCGTGGCCGATGGAGTGATCGGCCTCTACCTCGAGGCTTACGACGGCGAGAACTGGTGGCCCGCATGGGACTCCGACGAAGATGGCTTGCCTCTCGCGGTCCGAGTCACTGTCACTGTGGCTGGCGCCGCGCCCGATCGAGATCCGAATCTGCCTCCGGAGGCCATCATCACGCTTCGAACACTCGTGGCCATCGACCGGGTTCCTGAGCCGATCGACGAGGAACTCGAACGACTCGCACGCGAACAGGAGGCCGCTGCGGCCCTGGCGGAAGCGGCTGGCGCGGGAGGCATGGGAGGCCTTGGTGACCGAGGCATGGGCGCCGACGACGGTCCCGCCGCTGCGGCGGTCGCCGGACCGGCCTCGCCAGCCGGTCGTGCCGAGCGCGCCGAGGCCATCAGGGACATCGAATCGCGCGGCGGCGGAATCCGATCGCAGGGTGGTCCCGATGCGGGTGGCCGCGGTGGCGGAGCGCGGGGTGGTGATGGTGGCGGCGCACGAGGTGGTGGCGGCGGCGGTGGAGCGCGAGGTGGTGGTGGCGGAGGAGGCGCCGGAGCACGATGA
- a CDS encoding type II secretion system protein, with protein sequence MRTVHPRGFTLVEIMVVAIILAVIGAMVLPRLVGKSSVTAQLGAEQLASMLGTFAFRASLASQPVALMRDGELGTIEVWILDTDPSRPENPPDWRLDRFSRPLQLPEGVVLSEVVVNGQRLMPDAWRVVATPGIPRPLMEFVLASEEAGDEITVVLEPRATAPFFITRSGRTTAIGRTAYDLDREGREKEPW encoded by the coding sequence TTGCGCACGGTTCACCCCCGAGGCTTCACGCTCGTCGAAATCATGGTGGTGGCGATCATCCTCGCCGTCATCGGCGCGATGGTGCTGCCTCGGCTGGTCGGAAAGAGCTCGGTGACGGCGCAGCTCGGCGCCGAGCAACTGGCTTCGATGCTCGGCACCTTCGCCTTTCGCGCCTCGCTGGCAAGCCAGCCGGTGGCCCTGATGCGTGATGGCGAACTCGGCACGATTGAAGTGTGGATCCTCGACACCGATCCGAGCCGTCCGGAGAATCCCCCCGACTGGCGCCTCGATCGCTTTTCCAGGCCGCTTCAACTGCCCGAGGGTGTCGTCCTCTCTGAAGTTGTGGTCAATGGCCAGCGCCTCATGCCCGATGCGTGGCGCGTCGTTGCAACTCCCGGAATACCCAGGCCGCTCATGGAGTTCGTCCTCGCCTCCGAGGAGGCCGGCGACGAGATCACGGTTGTGCTTGAGCCACGCGCGACCGCGCCCTTCTTCATCACACGAAGTGGCCGAACCACCGCCATCGGTCGTACCGCCTACGACCTCGACCGTGAGGGCCGAGAGAAGGAGCCGTGGTGA
- a CDS encoding type II secretion system protein GspG → MKSMKNLMHPNLPVSRHSRRLKRRALRRRAFTLLEIIIAVTIVAILAALIVPRLTGFIGQAKNDRAKADAATLAQQVELYMTKNHLSTVPSDFSLEVLAEGEPPMLRNRKQLLDPWGRPFTIRVPGVVNYDFDIVSAGEDGELGTPDDIVNGQT, encoded by the coding sequence ATGAAGTCCATGAAGAACCTGATGCATCCAAATCTTCCGGTGTCACGACACTCCCGCAGACTCAAGCGGCGTGCGCTTCGTCGGCGCGCCTTCACCCTGCTCGAGATCATCATTGCCGTCACGATCGTGGCGATTCTCGCCGCGCTCATCGTCCCGCGTCTGACGGGGTTCATCGGGCAGGCGAAGAACGATCGGGCGAAGGCCGATGCCGCGACGCTCGCCCAGCAGGTGGAGCTCTACATGACGAAGAACCACCTGAGCACGGTTCCTTCGGACTTCAGCCTGGAGGTCCTCGCCGAGGGCGAGCCGCCCATGCTCAGGAATCGCAAGCAGCTTCTCGATCCATGGGGCCGTCCCTTCACCATCCGGGTTCCCGGCGTCGTCAACTACGACTTCGACATTGTCAGCGCGGGCGAAGATGGCGAGCTCGGGACGCCCGATGACATCGTCAACGGCCAGACCTGA
- a CDS encoding type II secretion system F family protein: MPSFRHQSLDAKGAVVSGVIAATDRAAAIRQLSSRGQRPVSIVVVDEDSTPSKATAAPRADGSKTKASLFSMLTAKSTLSRSELANFIRELATALEAGLPLMQALRTVRQQASGHAQAVILDRLIEKVEAGQPLQQAMADYGPPFDEMVVGMVRAADASGRMPEVLHQLADLLERGIELRRELVGATIYPLIVAVMILVSVVILVTVILPRLMEPLLASGTPLSLPWPTRVLMGFADFMQAWWWAVILGIGGALIGWRLWISNPENRLMVHRALLRLPIVGVLLRDVAVARFTRTLGTLVSAGLQIIPALRIVRDTLGNLVLMQAIDEVTERVSTGQSLAEPLERCGHFPPILIQIVNIGERSGRLESMLLHAAGAFDRQVNASIKVLTKALPPVLLVIMACLAGFVLLGILLPLMNLQSAFMTG; encoded by the coding sequence ATGCCCAGTTTCCGGCACCAGAGTCTTGATGCGAAGGGCGCCGTCGTCTCCGGCGTGATCGCTGCGACCGATCGCGCGGCGGCGATCAGGCAGCTTTCGAGCCGCGGTCAGCGGCCGGTGTCGATCGTGGTGGTCGACGAGGACTCGACGCCATCGAAGGCAACTGCGGCGCCGCGTGCCGACGGATCGAAGACCAAGGCCTCGCTCTTCTCGATGCTGACCGCGAAGAGCACGCTCTCCCGGAGCGAGCTTGCGAACTTCATCCGCGAACTGGCGACCGCCCTGGAAGCAGGCCTTCCGCTGATGCAGGCTCTTCGCACGGTGCGCCAGCAGGCTTCCGGCCATGCCCAGGCGGTCATCCTCGATCGTCTCATTGAGAAGGTCGAGGCGGGCCAGCCGCTTCAGCAGGCGATGGCCGACTACGGCCCGCCCTTCGACGAGATGGTTGTCGGCATGGTTCGGGCCGCCGACGCCTCGGGTCGAATGCCCGAGGTCCTGCACCAGCTTGCCGACCTTCTCGAGCGCGGCATCGAACTGCGCCGCGAACTTGTCGGCGCGACCATCTACCCCTTGATCGTGGCCGTGATGATCCTCGTCAGCGTGGTCATCCTCGTCACGGTCATTCTTCCACGCCTGATGGAGCCGCTCCTCGCCTCGGGCACGCCCCTGTCGCTGCCTTGGCCGACTCGCGTGCTCATGGGCTTTGCCGACTTCATGCAGGCGTGGTGGTGGGCCGTGATCCTCGGCATCGGCGGCGCCCTCATCGGATGGCGACTGTGGATCTCAAACCCCGAGAATCGCCTGATGGTTCACCGGGCGCTTCTTCGACTTCCCATCGTCGGAGTTCTGTTGCGTGATGTCGCCGTCGCCCGCTTCACGCGCACGCTGGGCACGCTCGTCTCCGCCGGTCTCCAGATCATTCCCGCACTTCGGATCGTCCGGGACACGCTCGGCAACCTGGTCCTGATGCAGGCCATCGACGAGGTCACCGAGCGAGTGAGTACGGGTCAGAGCCTCGCGGAGCCGCTCGAGCGATGCGGCCACTTTCCACCAATCCTCATCCAGATCGTCAACATCGGTGAGCGGTCGGGACGCCTTGAGAGCATGCTGCTGCATGCCGCAGGCGCCTTTGACCGTCAGGTCAACGCCTCGATCAAAGTGCTCACGAAGGCACTGCCACCCGTCCTGCTCGTGATCATGGCGTGCCTCGCCGGGTTCGTTCTCCTGGGAATCCTGCTGCCGCTCATGAATCTCCAGTCGGCCTTCATGACGGGTTGA
- a CDS encoding type II/IV secretion system protein, which produces MSLKDRCGLLGIEWFDKAPTAEPEAMALIPAETAVRLRVVPLRLDGARLQVAMADPFDLAAIDEVAAMTARPLSRASMEGSVFGDLMRAVYGTTAARMAESLAGEADLASTRVEHNLDAIDAADVHRMAEQPTLINLVNLLILEAIQNRTSDIHIEPFESELKIKYRIDGVLLEQKPPPKHLQAALIGRVKIMAHMNIAERYVPQDGHITLRFEGRKVDIRVSTVPTIYGESVVMRILDKSSLPLDLRSLGMSEKHRGMMDRLIEKPHGMVLVTGPTGSGKTTTLYAALSKLYDPRKKIITIEDPVEYELAGINQIPVNPKRGLTFATGLRAILRQDPDVIFVGEIRDNETVDIAIRSALTGHLIFSTLHTNDAISSVGRMVDMGAEPYLIASVLEGLLAQRLGRRLCRHCATQVALDDDRRARITDEEAALFNGRCAIGRGCDECSGSGFRGRLGFFELARINPRLRAAISQGRTVLDLREQVDADFITMRQDGLDKAAAGITTIEEVLRATQDVDDSGG; this is translated from the coding sequence ATGTCCCTCAAGGATCGCTGCGGCCTCCTCGGAATCGAATGGTTTGACAAGGCGCCGACGGCCGAGCCAGAGGCGATGGCGTTGATTCCCGCTGAGACGGCTGTGCGACTTCGCGTTGTCCCGCTCCGTCTCGACGGCGCCAGGCTCCAGGTGGCCATGGCGGATCCCTTCGACCTCGCCGCAATCGACGAGGTCGCGGCGATGACCGCGCGACCGCTCTCGCGAGCGAGCATGGAGGGCTCCGTCTTCGGCGATCTGATGCGCGCCGTGTATGGCACCACCGCGGCTCGCATGGCGGAGAGTCTCGCCGGTGAAGCGGACCTCGCCTCAACCAGGGTCGAACACAATCTCGATGCGATCGATGCGGCGGATGTGCACCGGATGGCGGAGCAGCCGACGCTCATCAACCTCGTCAACCTGCTCATTCTGGAGGCGATCCAGAATCGAACGAGCGACATCCACATCGAGCCCTTCGAGAGCGAACTCAAGATCAAGTACCGCATCGACGGTGTGCTGCTCGAGCAGAAGCCGCCTCCGAAGCATCTCCAGGCGGCGCTCATCGGTCGTGTCAAGATCATGGCGCACATGAACATCGCCGAGCGCTATGTGCCGCAGGATGGCCACATCACCCTTCGCTTTGAGGGCCGCAAGGTCGATATCCGCGTCTCAACCGTGCCCACGATCTACGGCGAGAGCGTCGTCATGCGAATTCTCGACAAGAGCTCGCTGCCGCTCGACCTCCGAAGCCTCGGCATGTCGGAGAAGCATCGCGGGATGATGGACCGGCTCATCGAAAAGCCGCACGGAATGGTGCTGGTGACCGGACCCACCGGCAGCGGAAAGACGACCACGCTCTACGCCGCGCTCTCCAAGCTCTACGACCCCCGCAAGAAGATCATCACCATCGAAGATCCCGTCGAGTACGAACTCGCGGGCATCAACCAGATTCCCGTCAATCCGAAGCGAGGATTGACCTTCGCGACAGGCCTCCGCGCCATCCTGCGACAGGACCCCGATGTCATCTTCGTCGGCGAAATCCGCGACAACGAAACGGTGGACATCGCCATTCGCTCAGCGCTGACGGGTCACTTGATCTTCAGCACACTGCACACCAACGACGCCATCAGCTCCGTTGGCCGCATGGTGGACATGGGCGCCGAACCCTATCTCATCGCGAGCGTGCTCGAGGGGCTGCTCGCCCAGCGACTCGGCCGGCGCCTCTGTCGCCACTGCGCGACGCAGGTTGCCCTCGACGACGATCGACGAGCTCGCATCACCGACGAGGAGGCAGCGCTCTTCAACGGACGGTGCGCCATCGGGCGCGGCTGCGACGAGTGCAGCGGCAGCGGCTTCCGCGGGCGCCTCGGCTTCTTCGAACTGGCTCGAATCAATCCGCGCCTGAGGGCCGCCATCTCGCAGGGTCGAACGGTCCTCGATTTGCGCGAGCAGGTCGATGCCGACTTCATCACTATGCGCCAGGACGGCCTGGACAAGGCCGCCGCCGGTATCACCACCATCGAGGAAGTACTCCGCGCGACGCAGGATGTCGACGACTCCGGCGGTTGA